The nucleotide window ATCATCTACGGTCATGCCCTCCGCGCGGCAGCGCCGCCGATAGTCACCATGATCATCTTTGCCCTCCTTGGCTCCCTCGGCGGTGCCATCATCAGTGAGCTCGTCTTCAACTACCCGGGAATGGGCAGGCTTTACTGGGTCGCCCTCCAGCAGAACGAGACCAACCTCCTCATAGGTCTGACGTACTTCTTCACGGTGCTCTACCTTGCGGGAGTCGTCATCGCGGACATGATCTACGGATTCCTCGACCCGCGTGTCAAGGTCGGTGCTTCCGCCAAGATGTGAGGTGATTCACGATGAGATGGGTCGACGTCAAAGAAGGATTTAAGGAATTCCTTGACGAGTTTAAGAGGGAGAAGACCGGCATAGCCGGTGTCGTTCTCCTCATCCTCCTCGTCCTCGTCGCTCTTACAGCCCCGTACACAACAATACCTGACCTCCCCGATAAGTGGAGGAGCTCCGCTTACTGGGAGGACAACCCCAAGAACGTTCCGCCAACCTGGTACAACATGTTCACCTCCCAGAAACTCGTTCCCCAGGTGGCCTACTACAGCGATGAACTCTCCATAACCCACCCGAACAACACCGAGATCCTGATTGAGGCCCCCTACACCTTTAAGGATGGTTACTACCTCGGCCCGCAGGGAATCATAATCAGGAACATAAACGTGACCCTGAACCTGCCCTCCAAGGCCCCGACGTACAGCCTTTACCTTGAGAGGCCCGACGGAAAGACCGTTTCCCTCGTGGACAACAAGCCCCTCACGAGTTCCACCACCATAGCCGTTGGTAGGGACGCGGCAATTTCAGCCAACATCTACGTCTGGCTCGTCAATGTTACTGAGGGCAGGGAGCTCGACCCGCTCCAGGCGCAGATGGACCCGATAGTCATCATGAACATCAACACCCTCGTGTCCACGGCCTTCGCCAAGGTCGAGCCCGGAATGAAGGCTCAGGACATCATAAACAACCCCGAGCCGCTCTGGGGCGACTACAAACTCGTCCTCAAGATCGACAACCCTGCTCCAGACCAGAACAAGGTCATTATCGATGACATAAAGGTCACCTTCCTCGGAAGGAGCTACGGAACCATGGGTACCGACTACCTCGGCAGGGACCTCTGGGCAGGCATCATCTGGGGTAGCAGGGTCTCACTCGTCATAGGCATACTCGTCTCCGTCCTCAGCACCGTCATAGGTCTCATCTACGGAGTTACCAGTGCGTATCTCGGTGGAAACGCCGACGAGTTCATGATGCGTATCAACGAGATATTCGCCTCAATACCGAGCCTTCCGATACTCATCCTCATCGGTGCCACTGTGGGACACGTGACCCTAATGTTCATAGTCCTACTGCTGGTCATCTTCGGATGGATGGGAATAGCGAGGATTGCGAGAAGTATGGCCCTCCAGATCAAGGAGCAGACCTACGTTGAGGCTGCCAAAGCCCTGGGTGCCGGCAACGGAAGGATAATCTTCAAGCACATACTGCCACAGCTCCTGCCCTACGCGTTCGCCGTCATAGCCCTCAGCGTTCCGGGTGCTGTTATAGCGGAGGCTTCCCTGAGCTTCCTCGGTATCGGAGACCCGACGGCTGTTACGTGGGGACAGATACTCAACGCGGCTCAGGCGCAGGCAGCGACGACCAAGGGTTACTGGTGGTGGGTCCTCCCGCCCGGGCTCGGTATAGCTGTCGTCGGCCTGACCTTCGTCCTCATAGGTACGGCCCTCGATAAGATACTCAACCCGAGGCTCAGGAAGCTGTGAGGTGGTATAAATGGCCAAGAACGTACTTGAAGTTAAGAACCTCAAGATGTATTACTTCACTAACAAGGGTGTCGTCAAGGCCGTCGATGACCTCACCTTTAACCTCAAGAAGGGCGAGGTGCTGGGGCTTGCCGGTGAGAGCGGATGCGGCAAGTCCTCCCTCGGTTTTACCCTTATGGGAATGCCCACCGCACCGGGTAAGATAGTCGGGGGCAGCATCAAGATCGATGGAAGGGAGATAGTCGGTCTTCCCGAGGACGTCCTCAGGAAGGAGGTTCGCTGGCAGAAGATAGCCATGATATTCCAGGGTGCCATGAACGCCCTCAACCCGGTTTACACCGTCGGTCACCAGATGATCGAGCCGCTCCTTCTTCACAAGGGCATGAGCAAGGACGATGCTCTTGACAGGGCCCAGAAGTACCTCGAGCTCGTGGGTCTCGACCCCGAGATCGTCTACCGCTACCCCCACGAGCTCTCTGGAGGTATGAAGCAGCGTGTCATCATAG belongs to Thermococcus camini and includes:
- a CDS encoding ABC transporter ATP-binding protein produces the protein MAKNVLEVKNLKMYYFTNKGVVKAVDDLTFNLKKGEVLGLAGESGCGKSSLGFTLMGMPTAPGKIVGGSIKIDGREIVGLPEDVLRKEVRWQKIAMIFQGAMNALNPVYTVGHQMIEPLLLHKGMSKDDALDRAQKYLELVGLDPEIVYRYPHELSGGMKQRVIIASALLLEPEVVIADEPTTALDVVVQAQIINLLKKLKKELGLSMIFITHDLSILAEISDRVAIMYAGKIVEIGDSEKIYYEPAHPYTQKLLSAIPRLHEDIERLEFIPGQPPNLINPPKGCRFNPRCPYVMQVCKEQEPELKEVDKDHYAACWLL
- a CDS encoding ABC transporter permease, whose amino-acid sequence is MRWVDVKEGFKEFLDEFKREKTGIAGVVLLILLVLVALTAPYTTIPDLPDKWRSSAYWEDNPKNVPPTWYNMFTSQKLVPQVAYYSDELSITHPNNTEILIEAPYTFKDGYYLGPQGIIIRNINVTLNLPSKAPTYSLYLERPDGKTVSLVDNKPLTSSTTIAVGRDAAISANIYVWLVNVTEGRELDPLQAQMDPIVIMNINTLVSTAFAKVEPGMKAQDIINNPEPLWGDYKLVLKIDNPAPDQNKVIIDDIKVTFLGRSYGTMGTDYLGRDLWAGIIWGSRVSLVIGILVSVLSTVIGLIYGVTSAYLGGNADEFMMRINEIFASIPSLPILILIGATVGHVTLMFIVLLLVIFGWMGIARIARSMALQIKEQTYVEAAKALGAGNGRIIFKHILPQLLPYAFAVIALSVPGAVIAEASLSFLGIGDPTAVTWGQILNAAQAQAATTKGYWWWVLPPGLGIAVVGLTFVLIGTALDKILNPRLRKL